Genomic window (Longimicrobium sp.):
CCGGTGCCCAGCTGCATCCCCTTGTCGATGTCGGTGATGCTGGCCACGCCCTGCTCCAGCGCGCGGATGGCGTCCATCATGTACGGCACCAGCAGCAGGTTCACCACGAACCCCGAGTTGTCCTTGCAGACGATGGGCTCCTTGCCCAGCGACTTCGCGAACGCGAACGCCGTGTCGAACACCGCGGGGTCGGTGGCGATGGTCTTCACCACCTCCACCAGCTTCATCACCGGCACGGGGTTGAAGAAATGAAGCCCCACCATCCGCTCCGGCCGCTTGGTCGCCGCCGCCATGTCGGCGATGGTCAGCGACGAGGTGTTGCTGGCGAAGATGGTGTCGGGCCCGCAGACCGCGTCCAGCGTGCGCCACATCTCATTCTTCACCGCCAGGTCCTCGACCACGGCCTCGATGATGATGTCGCAGTCCTTGAGGTCTTCCAGGTTCGTCGTTCCGCGCAGCCGGCCGACGATGGCGTCGCGGTCCTCGGCGGAAAGCTTGCCCTTGTCCACCGACTTGCCCAGCTGCTTGCCGATGCCGCCGATCCCGCGCTGGCACACCTCGTCAGACACCTCGCGCACGATGGTCTCGTACCCCGCCGCGGCCGCCACCTGCGCGATGCCGCTGCCCATCAGCCCGCACCCCAGCACGCCGACCCGCTTGATCTCCGCCATTCGGATCTCTCCCTCAGGATGAACTCGAAAGTGTTTCGTTGGATGAAGGGCGCCGAAGCGCCCAGCTGTTCGTCTACCGCCGCCCGCGCGGGCCGCCAGGCCCAATGCGGATGCCGAAGCCCGGCGGGCCGATGGTGATCCCGCCCCCGCCGTCTCCGCCCCCGCCCCGGCCGGGCACCTTCAGCTCGCCGTGCTCCAGCCGGTCCAGGAACGACTCCAGCTTTTCCTGCGTCGTCCGGCGCACCACGCCAAAGATGCCCCGCATCCCCGCGATGATCCCCGCCGCGATCGGCAGGCCC
Coding sequences:
- a CDS encoding 3-hydroxybutyryl-CoA dehydrogenase; translation: MAEIKRVGVLGCGLMGSGIAQVAAAAGYETIVREVSDEVCQRGIGGIGKQLGKSVDKGKLSAEDRDAIVGRLRGTTNLEDLKDCDIIIEAVVEDLAVKNEMWRTLDAVCGPDTIFASNTSSLTIADMAAATKRPERMVGLHFFNPVPVMKLVEVVKTIATDPAVFDTAFAFAKSLGKEPIVCKDNSGFVVNLLLVPYMMDAIRALEQGVASITDIDKGMQLGTGYPMGPFVLSDFVGLDTLDKIGGIMFEEYKEKRYASPPLLKRMVSMGYFGRKSGKGFYDYSGEQPKAMNLV